From one Phytohabitans houttuyneae genomic stretch:
- the queC gene encoding 7-cyano-7-deazaguanine synthase QueC translates to MGESKAVVLLSGGLDSTTVLAVAASMGFEPYALSFRYGQRHTVELEAASRVARAHGVRRHVIADIDLRVFGGSALTDEAISVPHHGSVEELNSDIPVTYVPARNTIFLSFALAWAETLGASDVFIGVNALDYSGYPDCRPEYIEAYERMANLATKAGVEGTQQLKIHTPLISLTKAETIKLGMELGVDYSLTHSCYDPVGDRACGTCDSCLLRARGFAELGYTDPALVPAS, encoded by the coding sequence ATGGGCGAGTCGAAGGCAGTAGTCCTGCTCAGCGGAGGTCTGGACTCGACGACAGTGTTGGCCGTTGCCGCCAGCATGGGCTTCGAACCTTATGCCCTAAGTTTCCGCTATGGACAACGTCACACGGTTGAGTTGGAGGCGGCGAGTCGTGTCGCGCGGGCCCACGGGGTGCGTCGTCACGTGATCGCCGACATCGACCTACGTGTGTTTGGCGGCTCGGCGCTTACCGACGAGGCCATCAGCGTGCCGCACCACGGCAGCGTCGAAGAGCTCAACTCCGACATCCCGGTGACTTACGTTCCGGCTCGTAACACCATTTTCCTGTCGTTCGCGTTGGCTTGGGCGGAGACGCTCGGCGCGTCGGACGTGTTCATCGGCGTGAACGCCCTGGACTACAGCGGCTACCCCGACTGCCGTCCCGAGTACATCGAGGCCTATGAGCGGATGGCGAATCTGGCTACCAAGGCCGGAGTCGAAGGAACGCAGCAGTTGAAGATCCACACGCCGTTGATCAGTCTGACGAAGGCAGAGACGATCAAGCTGGGTATGGAACTCGGCGTGGATTACTCGCTGACCCACAGCTGCTATGACCCGGTCGGCGACCGTGCCTGCGGAACGTGTGACTCCTGCCTGCTGCGCGCCCGCGGTTTCGCCGAGTTGGGGTACACGGATCCGGCGCTCGTTCCGGCCAGTTGA
- the queE gene encoding 7-carboxy-7-deazaguanine synthase, which yields MYRVKEIFYTLQGEGSHAGRPSVFCRFTNCNLWTGREHERYRAICQFCDTDFVGTDGPGGGRFATADDLAAAVTKAWQGLEHPRARRYVVCTGGEPLLQLDQPAVDALHAEGFEVAIETNGTRIAPAGIDWICVSPKAGADLVLTAGDDLKLVYPQPGAMPEQFEHLAFSRFLLQPMDGPDREANTAAAVRYCLEHPQWQLSLQTHKYLGIA from the coding sequence GTGTACCGCGTCAAGGAGATCTTCTACACCCTGCAGGGTGAGGGGAGCCACGCCGGCCGCCCCTCGGTGTTCTGTCGATTCACGAACTGCAACCTGTGGACCGGTCGAGAGCACGAGCGCTACCGCGCCATCTGCCAGTTCTGCGACACAGACTTCGTCGGCACCGACGGACCTGGCGGCGGGCGGTTCGCCACCGCCGACGACCTCGCCGCCGCGGTCACGAAAGCCTGGCAGGGCCTTGAGCACCCACGCGCGCGGCGTTACGTCGTGTGCACTGGTGGTGAGCCACTGCTGCAACTCGATCAGCCAGCGGTGGATGCACTCCATGCGGAAGGGTTTGAGGTCGCCATCGAGACCAACGGCACCCGCATCGCGCCGGCCGGCATCGACTGGATCTGCGTGAGCCCGAAAGCGGGAGCCGATCTTGTCTTGACCGCCGGCGATGACTTGAAGCTGGTGTACCCGCAGCCGGGAGCGATGCCCGAGCAGTTCGAGCACCTGGCCTTCAGCAGGTTCCTTCTACAACCGATGGACGGGCCCGACCGGGAAGCGAACACCGCCGCAGCGGTCCGGTACTGCCTGGAACATCCCCAATGGCAGTTGAGCCTGCAAACCCACAAGTACCTGGGAATCGCATAG
- the queD gene encoding 6-carboxytetrahydropterin synthase QueD: MEIFREFTFEAAHRLPRVPEGHKCARLHGHSYRLEVHIRGEVDPTAGWIMDFGELKATVKPVIDQLDHYYLNEVPGLENPTSENLARWAWGKLADALPLSAIVVRETCTSGCVYRGES; the protein is encoded by the coding sequence GTGGAAATCTTTCGCGAGTTCACCTTCGAAGCGGCACACCGGCTGCCGCGTGTGCCTGAGGGCCACAAGTGCGCTCGCCTACATGGCCACTCCTACCGGCTCGAGGTCCACATCCGTGGCGAGGTCGACCCGACGGCGGGCTGGATCATGGACTTCGGCGAACTCAAGGCAACGGTGAAGCCGGTCATCGACCAACTCGACCACTACTACCTCAACGAGGTGCCCGGGCTGGAGAACCCCACGAGCGAGAACCTCGCCCGCTGGGCCTGGGGGAAGCTGGCCGACGCCCTGCCTCTATCAGCGATCGTCGTGCGCGAGACGTGTACCTCCGGCTGCGTTTACCGAGGTGAATCATGA
- the dpdA gene encoding tRNA-guanine transglycosylase DpdA yields the protein MKFFFPDSQDQVDPSFDFITEERDPFRVRQRDDLYAHEVLQPAPFDGLLVSKAIVDGTAAASTGKYTVAQRHRLYRQGAQAFFRLNTGSTQLKIMGDCGAFSYVNEEYPPYTVDEVIDFYDGCGFDYGIAVDHVIFQYEPTVVRTDPRAAEWVRRQEITLTLAADFWKRCSARDVHFTPVGVAQGWSPESYADAITTLQRIGYKRIALGGMVPLKTYEILACLRAIDNVRNRNTQLHLLGVSRYEDIPTFTSHGVTSFDSTSPFRQAFKDDKDNYYTPKRNYIALRVPQVDGNAKLKKRIQSGEIQQDQALRLERTALQLLRQYDTGQVDADPVLEALQAYSAVWDGKSDRTAQYRQTLEDRPWRTCGCTICGTVGVEVIIFRGSERNKRRGFHNLYVFGQRLRAQLGKDDS from the coding sequence ATGAAGTTCTTTTTTCCCGACAGCCAAGACCAGGTCGATCCCAGCTTCGACTTCATCACCGAAGAACGCGACCCCTTCCGGGTCCGCCAACGCGACGACCTATACGCCCACGAAGTCCTGCAGCCCGCACCGTTCGACGGGCTCCTCGTGTCGAAAGCGATCGTGGACGGCACCGCCGCTGCCAGCACCGGCAAGTACACCGTTGCTCAGCGTCACCGCCTCTACCGGCAAGGCGCTCAGGCTTTCTTCCGGCTCAACACCGGCAGCACCCAACTGAAGATCATGGGTGACTGTGGTGCGTTCTCCTACGTCAACGAGGAATATCCGCCCTACACCGTTGACGAGGTGATCGACTTCTACGACGGCTGCGGCTTCGACTACGGCATCGCCGTGGATCACGTCATTTTCCAATACGAACCGACCGTGGTCCGAACCGACCCCCGCGCGGCCGAATGGGTACGACGCCAAGAGATCACCCTGACGCTGGCTGCGGACTTTTGGAAACGGTGCAGCGCCCGGGACGTCCACTTCACGCCGGTCGGTGTCGCCCAAGGGTGGAGCCCAGAATCCTACGCAGACGCCATCACTACCCTGCAGCGCATTGGCTACAAACGCATCGCCCTTGGCGGCATGGTCCCACTCAAGACGTACGAGATACTTGCCTGCCTCCGCGCTATTGACAACGTCCGCAACCGAAACACCCAACTCCACCTGCTCGGCGTCAGCCGCTACGAAGACATCCCCACATTCACCAGTCACGGGGTCACCAGTTTCGACAGCACATCACCGTTCCGGCAGGCGTTCAAAGACGACAAGGACAACTACTACACCCCTAAGCGCAACTACATCGCGCTACGAGTACCGCAAGTCGACGGTAACGCCAAACTCAAAAAGCGCATCCAGTCCGGCGAGATCCAGCAAGACCAGGCCCTGCGCCTGGAGCGCACGGCATTGCAACTACTGCGCCAGTACGACACAGGTCAAGTCGACGCCGATCCCGTCCTGGAGGCACTGCAGGCCTACAGCGCGGTGTGGGACGGCAAGTCCGACCGCACCGCCCAGTACCGCCAAACCCTCGAGGACCGCCCCTGGCGCACATGCGGCTGTACAATCTGCGGCACTGTCGGCGTCGAAGTGATCATCTTCCGCGGATCGGAACGCAACAAACGACGTGGTTTCCACAACCTGTATGTTTTCGGACAACGCCTACGTGCCCAACTGGGGAAGGACGACTCGTGA
- the folE2 gene encoding GTP cyclohydrolase FolE2: MTLIDVQALADTRGVTLDEVGVEGLRYPVLVCDGQGNKRDTVATLAMSVDVASDVKGAHLSRFVEVLHAWRDQLSAASLVLMADDLRHRMGSNRATIAASFVYFLERQAPATGAMSFMDYPCTVSAIAGPGGAVIRLQAEVAVTSVCPCSKAISDRGAHNQRGRITIDVELADPDSDIWLDDLIGIAEQSASSPLYALLKRPDERHVTMAAYDNPVFVEDMARNVIVAIRDDKRVACGRVRVVNDESIHNHAAFTQVSWTRQR; this comes from the coding sequence ATGACCCTGATCGACGTTCAGGCACTTGCTGACACCCGCGGCGTCACGCTCGACGAGGTCGGCGTTGAGGGCCTTCGGTATCCCGTGCTGGTCTGCGACGGGCAAGGCAACAAACGCGACACAGTCGCAACGCTGGCAATGTCCGTCGACGTCGCCAGCGACGTCAAGGGCGCGCACCTGAGCCGATTCGTTGAGGTGCTCCACGCCTGGCGCGACCAACTCAGCGCCGCCAGCCTCGTGCTCATGGCCGATGACCTCCGTCATCGGATGGGCAGCAACCGAGCCACCATCGCGGCGTCATTCGTCTACTTCCTTGAACGACAGGCACCGGCAACCGGAGCCATGTCCTTTATGGACTATCCATGCACCGTCTCTGCAATCGCCGGTCCCGGTGGCGCCGTGATCCGGCTACAAGCGGAGGTCGCGGTCACCAGCGTCTGCCCGTGTAGCAAAGCCATCAGTGACCGCGGCGCGCACAACCAGCGCGGCCGCATCACGATCGACGTCGAGTTGGCCGACCCCGACAGCGACATCTGGTTGGATGACCTGATTGGCATCGCTGAGCAGTCAGCGTCCTCGCCGCTGTACGCGCTGCTGAAGAGGCCCGATGAGCGACACGTGACGATGGCCGCTTACGACAATCCGGTGTTCGTCGAGGACATGGCCCGCAATGTGATTGTCGCCATCCGCGATGACAAGCGTGTTGCTTGCGGTCGCGTCCGGGTCGTCAACGACGAGAGCATCCACAATCACGCTGCGTTCACCCAGGTTTCCTGGACCCGGCAGCGATGA
- the dbpB gene encoding DGQHR domain-containing protein DpdB — MTRIRATARAADKNTPAGGAVQLLRVPALEIRQGPTRRLYTFAIDGKKVPQFAAVSRVRRDEQKQLHGYQRPEVLNHVAAIRRYIESDDNPLLPNAIVIAFDERVKFVPATTPGNEPEGTGYVRTGTLQVPINHLWEDVDKPGFIVDGQQRCAAIRDASVDAFPICVTAFITGEHADQRSQFILVNSTKPLPKGLIHELLPTASGALPTPLRVRQLPATVLERLNYDERSPLQHMIQTPTNPTGVIKDNSVLKMVENSISDGVLYRFRGDDALPNVGLMFTVLANFWTAVRDVFGEEAWNKPPRKSRLMHGAGVISMGFLMDAIADHHGPGEDLPDANEFAAALKTVKDDCRWTGGTWDFGDGVVWRWNDIQNTPRDIQRVTDFLLGRYRASLTTGNGRKAKRRR, encoded by the coding sequence GTGACCCGCATACGTGCCACGGCCCGCGCTGCTGACAAAAACACGCCCGCCGGCGGCGCCGTCCAGCTTCTCCGCGTGCCAGCGTTGGAAATCCGACAAGGACCAACGCGGAGGCTCTATACCTTCGCCATCGACGGTAAAAAGGTTCCGCAATTTGCCGCTGTGTCTCGGGTTCGTCGTGACGAACAGAAGCAGTTGCACGGTTACCAGCGCCCCGAAGTCCTCAACCATGTCGCCGCCATCCGCCGCTACATCGAATCCGACGACAACCCGCTGCTCCCCAACGCGATCGTGATCGCCTTTGACGAGCGGGTGAAGTTTGTGCCTGCCACGACTCCTGGGAATGAGCCCGAAGGTACGGGCTATGTGCGTACAGGCACGCTCCAGGTCCCGATCAATCACCTATGGGAAGACGTAGACAAGCCCGGCTTTATCGTCGATGGGCAGCAACGCTGCGCGGCAATCCGCGACGCCAGCGTCGATGCCTTCCCGATCTGCGTAACTGCATTCATCACAGGAGAGCACGCCGACCAACGATCCCAGTTCATCCTAGTCAACTCGACCAAGCCGCTGCCGAAGGGTCTCATACACGAGCTCCTACCCACCGCCTCCGGAGCGCTGCCCACGCCACTGCGGGTACGGCAACTGCCCGCCACTGTGCTAGAGCGCCTCAATTACGACGAGCGTTCCCCGCTCCAGCACATGATCCAAACGCCAACCAATCCAACCGGGGTCATAAAAGATAACTCGGTCCTCAAGATGGTTGAGAACAGCATCTCCGACGGAGTGCTTTACCGGTTCCGCGGGGACGACGCACTTCCGAACGTTGGACTCATGTTCACCGTCCTGGCCAACTTCTGGACCGCGGTCCGGGACGTTTTCGGAGAGGAAGCCTGGAACAAGCCGCCACGCAAGTCGCGGCTCATGCACGGTGCGGGCGTCATCAGTATGGGCTTCCTCATGGATGCCATCGCTGACCACCATGGGCCGGGCGAGGACCTGCCCGACGCCAACGAGTTCGCCGCCGCCCTCAAGACCGTTAAAGACGACTGCCGCTGGACCGGTGGCACCTGGGACTTCGGCGACGGCGTCGTATGGCGCTGGAACGACATCCAAAACACTCCCCGTGATATCCAGCGAGTGACCGACTTCCTGTTGGGGCGGTACCGTGCGAGCCTCACCACTGGAAACGGGCGCAAGGCGAAGCGCCGACGGTAG